The Canis aureus isolate CA01 chromosome 22, VMU_Caureus_v.1.0, whole genome shotgun sequence genome has a window encoding:
- the RAB5A gene encoding ras-related protein Rab-5A — translation MANRGATRPNGPNTGNKICQFKLVLLGESAVGKSSLVLRFVKGQFHEFQESTIGAAFLTQTVCLDDTTVKFEIWDTAGQERYHSLAPMYYRGAQAAIVVYDITNEESFARAKNWVKELQRQASPNIVIALSGNKADLANKRAVDFQEAQSYADDNSLLFMETSAKTSMNVNEIFMAIAKKLPKNEPQNPGANSARGRGVDLTEPTQPTRSQCCSN, via the exons ATGGCTAATCGAGGAGCAACAAGACCCAACGGGCCaaatactggaaataaaatatgCCAGTTCAAACTAGTACTTCTGGGAGAGTCTGCTGTTGGCAAATCAAGCCTAGTGCTTCGTTTTGTGAAGGGCCAATTTCATGAATTTCAAGAGAGTACCATAGGGg ctgCTTTTCTAACCCAAACTGTGTGTCTTGATGATACAACAGTAAAGTTTGAAATATGGGATACAGCTGGTCAAGAACGATACCATAGCTTAGCACCAATGTACTACAGAGGAGCACAAGCAGCCATAGTTGTATATGATATCACAAATGAG GAGTCCTTTGCCAGAGCCAAAAACTGGGTTAAAGAACTTCAGAGGCAAGCCAGTCCTAACATTGTAATAGCTTTATCAGGAAACAAGGCTGATCTTGCAAATAAAAGAGCTGTCGATTTCCAG gAAGCACAGTCCTATGCAGATGACAACAGTTTATTATTCATGGAGACATCAGCTAAAACATCGATGAATGTAAATGAAATATTCATGGCAATag CTAAAAAGTTGCCAAAGAACGAACCACAGAATCCAGGAGCAAATTCTGCCAGAGGAAGAGGAGTAGACCTTACTGAACCCACGCAGCCAACCAGGAGTCAGTGTTGTAGTAACTAA